From one Butyricimonas faecihominis genomic stretch:
- a CDS encoding threonine/serine exporter ThrE family protein, whose translation MERKVDIQELSNFLMDYTTSMMGVGVHTARAVRSVSRIAESFGYGIDVTIFQKNITMTIKHPEDYSIRRTYVRKIPALAINFQVISELSALSWEAYDHHLSLGELTAHYHEVMNEPRISRWVVLVLVSLANAAFCRLFGGDGIAMMLVCAATCVGFWVRQEMMNRHVNHMVVFVVSAFIASFIASAGTYFGWGKTPDIALASSVLYLIPGVPLINSIIDILGGHVLIGMSRAVNAAILIICIALGLSVTLLILGLDTL comes from the coding sequence ATGGAAAGAAAGGTTGATATTCAGGAACTCTCGAATTTCTTGATGGATTACACCACGAGTATGATGGGAGTCGGGGTACACACGGCGAGGGCCGTGAGGAGTGTTTCCCGTATTGCCGAGTCGTTTGGGTATGGGATTGACGTGACGATTTTTCAGAAAAATATTACCATGACGATCAAGCACCCGGAAGATTATTCTATCCGGCGAACTTACGTGCGAAAGATTCCTGCCTTGGCGATTAACTTTCAAGTGATTTCTGAGTTAAGTGCCTTGAGCTGGGAGGCTTACGATCATCATCTGTCGTTGGGCGAGTTAACGGCTCATTACCATGAGGTGATGAACGAACCCCGCATTTCCCGTTGGGTGGTGCTGGTTTTGGTTTCCTTGGCCAACGCGGCATTCTGTCGCTTGTTCGGGGGAGACGGGATTGCCATGATGCTGGTTTGTGCCGCGACTTGCGTGGGTTTTTGGGTACGGCAGGAGATGATGAATCGCCACGTGAATCATATGGTCGTTTTCGTTGTATCGGCTTTTATTGCCTCGTTTATCGCCTCGGCCGGGACCTATTTCGGTTGGGGTAAGACCCCGGATATAGCTTTGGCTTCCAGTGTCCTTTATCTGATCCCCGGGGTACCTTTGATTAATTCGATTATTGATATTTTGGGAGGTCATGTGCTGATAGGTATGTCTCGTGCGGTGAATGCGGCGATACTTATAATTTGTATTGCATTGGGGTTGTCGGTAACATTATTAATTTTAGGATTGGATACGCTATGA
- a CDS encoding amidohydrolase family protein yields MATTIIFNACIITMNDDMEVIKNGSIRVEDNQIKEIREGKIEFSNAEYFDAEGMIVMPGFINTHTHVPMTMLRGYADDLPLHTWLNEHIFPAEARMVTPENVAVAARFAFIEMIKSGTTCFNDMYFFEDIIASEAKKAGIRAVVGESLIDFPTPSFHTVDEGVARCESLVQQWYGDSLIHPTICAHSPYTCSKETLQKAKVLSEKYNIPLHIHVAETRKEVEDLTAQTGMAPAEYLYSIGLLDRNVIAAHSVWLNPKEIELYARTRTSVAHCPKSNLKLASGIADTDTYMKAGINVSIGTDGTASNNTLDMVEEMRFAALLPKGSLYNPEAVNARTALRMATINGAKALGIHHLTGSLEVGKRADLIVIHADASNMLPIYDVYSAIVYASNSKNIRSSMVNGKWIMRNRELMNINKTETMESMKHIVNSQIDNRK; encoded by the coding sequence ATGGCAACTACAATTATATTCAATGCTTGCATCATCACCATGAATGACGACATGGAGGTGATCAAAAACGGTTCCATCCGGGTGGAAGACAACCAGATAAAAGAGATCAGGGAAGGAAAGATCGAATTTTCCAACGCGGAGTATTTCGATGCGGAAGGCATGATCGTGATGCCCGGATTTATCAATACACATACTCACGTCCCCATGACCATGTTACGTGGGTATGCCGATGATCTCCCTCTCCACACTTGGCTGAACGAGCATATTTTCCCGGCAGAGGCACGTATGGTGACCCCGGAAAACGTGGCAGTTGCCGCCCGCTTTGCTTTTATCGAGATGATCAAGTCGGGAACCACGTGTTTCAACGACATGTACTTCTTTGAAGACATCATCGCCTCGGAAGCCAAAAAAGCGGGTATCCGGGCCGTCGTGGGGGAGTCCCTGATCGACTTCCCGACGCCGAGTTTTCACACGGTCGACGAAGGGGTGGCCCGCTGTGAATCCCTCGTTCAACAATGGTACGGGGACAGCTTGATTCATCCTACCATTTGCGCCCATTCTCCCTATACCTGTTCAAAAGAGACGCTACAAAAAGCCAAAGTCCTCTCCGAGAAATACAATATTCCTCTCCACATCCACGTGGCAGAAACCCGTAAAGAAGTGGAAGACCTCACGGCACAAACCGGGATGGCTCCGGCCGAATACCTTTACTCGATCGGATTGCTGGACAGAAACGTGATCGCGGCCCATTCCGTCTGGTTAAACCCGAAAGAGATTGAATTATACGCCCGAACCCGCACGTCCGTTGCCCACTGCCCGAAAAGTAATCTAAAACTGGCCAGTGGCATCGCCGACACGGATACATACATGAAAGCGGGTATTAACGTCAGCATCGGCACCGATGGCACGGCAAGCAACAACACGCTGGATATGGTGGAAGAAATGCGCTTCGCAGCCCTCCTTCCCAAAGGCTCCCTCTACAACCCGGAAGCCGTCAACGCCCGAACGGCATTACGAATGGCCACGATCAACGGGGCAAAAGCCCTCGGTATTCATCACCTCACGGGTTCACTTGAGGTCGGGAAACGAGCCGACTTGATCGTGATTCATGCCGATGCCAGCAATATGCTCCCGATCTACGACGTGTATTCAGCCATCGTTTATGCATCCAACAGCAAAAACATTCGTTCCAGCATGGTAAACGGGAAATGGATTATGCGCAACCGGGAGCTTATGAATATCAATAAAACGGAAACCATGGAGTCCATGAAACACATCGTTAACAGCCAGATTGACAACCGAAAATGA
- a CDS encoding threonine/serine exporter family protein, with translation MNWDLVLSVLLDGIFAAIAAIGFAVISNPPRKAILISALLAAVGHALRFYLLNHTALGLIPSTLCASFTIGLFSIYFARLIHCPAEVFSFPSLLPMIPGMYAYKTILALIRFMRTEDEEILPNLIVEIFRNGLTTAFVLAVLAIGVSLPLFIFHKQAISMTRFLRRRKE, from the coding sequence ATGAACTGGGATTTAGTATTATCTGTATTGCTTGATGGAATTTTTGCGGCGATAGCGGCTATCGGTTTTGCCGTGATTTCCAATCCCCCGAGGAAAGCGATTCTTATTTCGGCTTTGTTGGCTGCCGTGGGCCACGCTCTTCGATTTTACCTGTTGAATCACACGGCCTTGGGTTTAATCCCCTCCACGTTATGTGCCTCGTTTACGATCGGTTTGTTCAGTATTTATTTTGCCCGGTTGATTCATTGCCCGGCAGAGGTTTTTTCTTTCCCTTCATTGCTACCCATGATTCCCGGAATGTATGCTTACAAGACAATCTTGGCATTGATCCGTTTCATGAGAACGGAGGATGAGGAAATTCTCCCCAACCTGATTGTAGAGATTTTCCGCAACGGATTGACAACCGCTTTTGTTTTGGCCGTGCTGGCTATCGGGGTATCATTGCCGCTATTCATTTTCCATAAGCAAGCGATTTCAATGACTCGTTTCCTGCGAAGGAGGAAAGAGTAG
- the speB gene encoding agmatinase: MENKNYGGLDSEFTAYETAEIVVLPVPYDGTSTWLKGADKGPDAILEASANMELYDIETDSEVYTHGIATLEPVTEASSPEAMSQEVEKQVDKILTDKKFPVILGGEHSVSIGAFRAFAKHYEKFSVLQLDAHSDMRSEYEGSTHNHACVMARAKEVATVAQVGIRSSAIEEKENIMPDRIFYAHDLHDAKEGNNWMYMVSQKLHDNVYITIDLDVFDPAILPATGTPEPDGLYYREVLNFLKLINERHNIVGLDVVELCPNEVNKSSDFLASKLIYQILSIKYQNQ, translated from the coding sequence ATGGAAAATAAAAATTATGGAGGACTCGACAGCGAGTTTACGGCATACGAAACTGCCGAGATTGTAGTATTACCTGTACCTTATGACGGGACAAGCACGTGGCTGAAAGGGGCAGATAAAGGTCCCGATGCAATTCTTGAAGCATCGGCTAACATGGAACTCTACGATATTGAAACGGATTCCGAAGTATATACTCATGGTATCGCAACCTTGGAACCGGTGACAGAGGCCTCATCTCCGGAAGCCATGTCTCAGGAAGTTGAAAAACAAGTTGACAAGATATTAACCGACAAAAAGTTCCCGGTGATCCTGGGAGGAGAGCATTCCGTTAGTATCGGTGCATTCCGGGCTTTCGCCAAACACTATGAAAAGTTCTCTGTCCTGCAGTTGGATGCACATTCCGATATGCGTAGCGAATACGAGGGATCGACCCACAACCACGCTTGTGTCATGGCTCGTGCCAAGGAAGTGGCAACCGTAGCTCAGGTAGGAATCAGAAGTTCTGCCATTGAAGAAAAAGAGAACATCATGCCGGACCGTATTTTCTATGCTCACGATTTACATGATGCCAAAGAAGGTAACAACTGGATGTACATGGTGTCCCAAAAATTACATGACAACGTGTATATCACGATTGACCTTGACGTTTTCGACCCGGCTATCCTTCCGGCTACAGGAACCCCGGAACCGGACGGACTCTATTACAGAGAAGTGCTGAACTTTCTGAAATTGATCAACGAACGTCACAACATTGTCGGTTTGGACGTGGTAGAACTTTGCCCCAACGAAGTTAACAAATCATCTGACTTCTTGGCTAGCAAACTGATCTACCAGATATTGAGCATAAAATATCAAAACCAATGA
- the dinB gene encoding DNA polymerase IV encodes MENRKIIHIDMDAFYASIEQRDHPEYRGKPLVVGRPEKRGVVAAASYEARRYGIRSAMSSMKAKQLCPDLIFVGSHMEYYKSVSMQIHEIFHEYTDMIEPLALDEAFLDVTKNKKNIPLAVDVAREIKKEIKEKLGLVASAGISYNKFLAKIASDYKKPDGLYTIHPDRAPAFISKLPIEAFWGIGKVTARKMHSLGIHTGADLKKCTLTFLTRNFGKAGTLYHDFANGIDPRMVTPERIRKSVGCESTFENDLTNYIAVIIELYHVTTELILRLEKSDFKGHTLTLKIKFHDFTQKTRSVTMAHELRTKQDILPLAKKLLKDLELTQFRIRLLGLSVSNPFEELTTDDPLQLRINFD; translated from the coding sequence ATGGAAAACAGAAAAATTATTCATATCGACATGGACGCGTTCTACGCCTCTATCGAACAACGGGATCACCCGGAATACAGGGGAAAACCGCTTGTCGTGGGGCGTCCGGAGAAACGCGGGGTCGTGGCTGCCGCCAGCTACGAGGCTCGCCGTTATGGCATACGTTCTGCCATGTCGTCCATGAAAGCCAAACAGCTTTGTCCCGACCTCATTTTCGTCGGTTCTCACATGGAATACTATAAATCGGTATCCATGCAGATTCACGAAATATTCCACGAATACACGGACATGATCGAACCCCTTGCACTCGATGAGGCATTTCTAGACGTGACCAAGAACAAAAAAAACATCCCGTTAGCCGTCGATGTCGCCAGAGAAATCAAGAAAGAGATTAAAGAAAAACTAGGACTCGTGGCCTCCGCCGGGATCTCTTACAATAAATTCCTCGCCAAGATCGCATCCGATTACAAGAAACCCGACGGGCTTTACACCATACATCCTGACCGGGCCCCCGCTTTTATCTCCAAACTCCCGATCGAGGCATTCTGGGGTATCGGCAAAGTCACGGCTCGTAAAATGCACTCACTAGGCATACACACGGGGGCTGACCTCAAGAAATGTACACTGACATTCCTTACCCGCAATTTCGGAAAAGCCGGTACCTTGTATCACGATTTTGCCAATGGCATCGATCCCAGAATGGTTACCCCCGAACGAATCCGTAAATCCGTAGGCTGTGAAAGTACCTTCGAGAATGACTTGACGAACTATATCGCTGTCATCATAGAACTGTACCACGTGACAACGGAATTAATTCTCCGACTAGAAAAGTCTGATTTCAAAGGACATACCCTAACCTTGAAAATCAAATTCCACGATTTTACCCAAAAGACACGTAGTGTCACTATGGCACACGAGTTACGAACAAAACAGGATATTCTTCCCCTAGCCAAAAAATTACTCAAAGATTTAGAACTTACGCAATTTAGAATACGCCTTCTAGGTCTCTCTGTATCAAATCCTTTCGAAGAATTAACCACCGATGATCCTTTGCAATTAAGAATTAATTTTGATTAA
- a CDS encoding FecR family protein, which produces MRKRENDIEKKDLEMAEEAIKQSENIKEGLAFREVGEIGEKMSSGKVEEMVESVHEVSKIDKKESVKRMLTEIKRRGRKKRMVRVWRSAGGSVAAAILVFFTLTQWLPWGEKLEEKKIPTIALTEIKVPTLITMENDHDILSLETLDLKDAKVGYIVKESGLSEEIIDAEKPIRYNRVVIPAGFTYKVKLADSSVVTLNAGSELRFPNEFRDSLREVEFSGEAYFEVKKSGKPFVVKAGNTRVRVYGTRFNLFYCEKLALSEAVLVEGSIGMTANGKETKITPNQRVFYSMKDSLVRAENVDPADYVGWLGNSFKYNGARLDKIVFDIAQWYGVEIQLAPGLEKQTFSLEFDKSSTVEWVVRALGLIIDKPIKTEGGAYYIE; this is translated from the coding sequence ATGAGGAAACGTGAAAACGATATTGAGAAAAAGGATTTGGAGATGGCCGAAGAGGCGATAAAGCAATCCGAGAATATAAAAGAGGGGCTTGCTTTTCGGGAGGTTGGAGAGATTGGGGAAAAAATGTCTTCGGGTAAGGTTGAAGAGATGGTGGAATCTGTTCATGAAGTGTCGAAGATCGATAAGAAAGAATCGGTTAAAAGAATGTTGACCGAGATAAAGAGACGGGGGCGTAAGAAACGAATGGTGCGTGTATGGAGGTCTGCAGGAGGCTCTGTGGCTGCGGCAATACTTGTGTTCTTTACCTTGACGCAATGGTTACCGTGGGGAGAGAAACTGGAGGAGAAGAAAATACCCACGATTGCTTTAACCGAAATAAAAGTGCCGACTTTAATTACCATGGAGAATGATCATGATATTTTATCTTTAGAGACATTGGATTTGAAAGATGCGAAAGTGGGGTATATCGTTAAGGAATCGGGGCTATCGGAAGAAATAATTGATGCCGAGAAACCGATACGTTATAATCGGGTTGTTATTCCCGCAGGTTTCACCTATAAAGTTAAACTTGCTGACAGTTCTGTTGTGACCTTGAATGCCGGTAGTGAATTAAGATTTCCGAATGAATTTCGGGATTCTTTACGGGAAGTGGAGTTTTCCGGGGAGGCATATTTTGAGGTAAAGAAATCTGGTAAGCCCTTTGTCGTGAAAGCCGGGAATACACGAGTGAGAGTCTACGGAACGCGATTTAACCTGTTTTATTGTGAAAAGCTGGCATTATCCGAGGCGGTTTTGGTGGAAGGGAGCATTGGTATGACGGCGAATGGTAAAGAAACTAAGATTACTCCCAATCAACGGGTATTTTATTCCATGAAGGATTCATTGGTGCGTGCTGAAAATGTAGATCCGGCGGATTACGTCGGTTGGTTGGGAAATAGTTTTAAATATAATGGGGCAAGGTTAGATAAAATTGTTTTTGACATTGCCCAGTGGTACGGGGTAGAGATTCAACTTGCCCCGGGGTTAGAAAAACAAACCTTCTCGTTGGAGTTTGACAAGTCATCTACCGTCGAGTGGGTGGTGCGTGCTTTAGGACTGATTATTGACAAACCTATCAAAACAGAAGGAGGTGCATATTATATAGAGTAA
- a CDS encoding 1,9-bis(guanidino)-5-aza-nonane synthase, whose product MEKKDLLKDTIKHIDIKSYDSTQLIDAMRDMSFTSRDTARATDILMMMVGEKECTNILTIAGSTSAAGCMQVYVDMVRNKMVDVVVSTGASIIDMDLFEALGYKHYKGHQDVPDMQLRELYIDRIYDTFIDEEELQACDHTTYEIANNLEPRPYSSREFIWEIGKWLHEGHAVKKDSLIQTCYECGVPIFCPAFSDCSAGFGIGKHQWEHPDKHVSIDSVKDFIELTQIKIKAGTTGLFMVGGGTPKNFAQDTVVCAEILGFDVPMHKYAIQITVADVRDGACSSSTLKEACSWGKVDVTYEQMVYAEGTTVIPAIASYVYHNGPWKEREYKNWNKLFQK is encoded by the coding sequence ATGGAAAAGAAAGATTTATTAAAAGACACTATCAAACACATCGACATCAAGTCGTATGACTCAACCCAATTGATCGACGCGATGCGCGATATGTCATTCACCTCTCGCGATACGGCCAGAGCAACCGATATTCTGATGATGATGGTCGGAGAGAAAGAGTGTACTAATATTCTTACCATTGCCGGAAGTACCAGTGCTGCCGGATGTATGCAGGTTTACGTGGATATGGTTCGTAACAAAATGGTTGACGTGGTTGTTTCTACCGGTGCGTCTATCATCGATATGGACTTATTCGAGGCCCTTGGTTACAAACACTACAAGGGACATCAGGATGTGCCTGACATGCAATTAAGAGAACTTTACATTGACCGTATTTACGATACGTTCATCGATGAAGAAGAATTACAGGCTTGCGACCACACAACTTACGAGATCGCTAACAATTTGGAGCCGCGTCCCTATTCATCACGCGAATTTATCTGGGAAATCGGTAAATGGTTACACGAAGGACACGCCGTGAAGAAAGACAGCTTGATCCAGACTTGCTACGAATGTGGAGTACCCATCTTCTGCCCCGCATTCTCTGATTGTAGTGCAGGATTCGGAATTGGTAAACACCAATGGGAACACCCCGACAAACACGTGTCGATCGACTCTGTAAAAGACTTTATCGAATTGACCCAGATCAAGATCAAGGCAGGAACAACCGGCTTGTTCATGGTAGGTGGTGGAACCCCGAAGAACTTCGCTCAAGACACCGTTGTTTGTGCTGAAATCCTCGGATTCGACGTACCGATGCACAAATACGCCATCCAGATCACCGTGGCCGATGTTCGCGACGGGGCTTGCTCTTCTTCTACCTTGAAAGAGGCTTGCTCTTGGGGTAAAGTTGACGTTACCTACGAACAAATGGTTTACGCTGAAGGAACCACCGTTATTCCCGCTATCGCAAGCTACGTTTACCACAACGGACCTTGGAAAGAGAGAGAATACAAAAACTGGAACAAATTATTCCAAAAATAA